The Candidatus Neomarinimicrobiota bacterium genomic interval CACGATTCGACTGATTACGTTGATTGGGAAAAAGCTGATCAGGTTATTTTCCCGAAGTTAAAGCCAACTACCAAAACAATATCACTACGTTTGCCCGAATATATGTTAGATGAATTAAGAACCATTGCAAACAAGAGAGATGTCCCTTATCAATCTCTAATGAAAATATTCCTGAAAGAACGAATTGACAAAGAATTAGAGACACTCAACAATGTTTTAGTGGAAGCAGGCATTCCAACCCCCAATCAACCTGACCCCGACTAAATCGGGGCAGGTTATTTGATCCGTTATACCGTATTGGGAAACTTTGTGGTAAAACTCACAATCTCAGCTTCAGCAGTACTAACCATTAAATGGAGGCCAAAATGAAGAATTCAGCTCTATTCGCACTCTTAATGACCTTTCTATTGCTAAGTGCTTGCGTTCAGCGGGATGAACAAACCGCCGCATCCGTCCAAGCAGACCTCTCTGCGATCGGCGAAGCCAGACAGCAACTTACCGATGCATTAAACGCGGACGACGTTGAGGGAATAATGGCTGGACTCACGGGTGATCATCTTACAATGCCGCCAAATGAACCTACCCCACAAACGCTGGACGCACTACGGTCTTGGCATGAACGGCGCATTGCCGAGTTTACTATCGACTTGGTTGTGTCGTCACCCGAGGTGGA includes:
- a CDS encoding BrnA antitoxin family protein, whose product is MKKLKTIPKFETEDEEREFWSTHDSTDYVDWEKADQVIFPKLKPTTKTISLRLPEYMLDELRTIANKRDVPYQSLMKIFLKERIDKELETLNNVLVEAGIPTPNQPDPD
- a CDS encoding DUF4440 domain-containing protein; its protein translation is MKNSALFALLMTFLLLSACVQRDEQTAASVQADLSAIGEARQQLTDALNADDVEGIMAGLTGDHLTMPPNEPTPQTLDALRSWHERRIAEFTIDLVVSSPEVEIGGDWAIDRWSGTATLTPRDGGASIQNTEKGLWIWHHEPDGSWKLSRSIWNSDDPIPDNQ